The region CTGGTCATCTAACAGTAGTTTGTTATGGTTGAGCCATCTCGGCCTACCGTGAGTCGGATTTCTTCTCAATTAGTCTGTAAATGGCATCCGCTGACAAAGCCGTTTGCAGCAACGACATTGGGAGAAATTCTGATCCATCAACATCTCACTTGCTAAGCATTTCCAATATGTAGTTGTATTATTATGTTTGTAGATGCATTTCTCTACTTGCTTTATTTGTTTGCTTATGCTTGAAAGCCTTTAGACTGTAGAACTATGCATTGTCTTGTAAAATGCTATTCTGAGTGTGTGTTGCTCTACTTTTGTTTGATATACATAGTTATGATGGTTTGGTATAGTGAAATTACAAATTTGAACTGAAATTTCATGTAAATTTGTCAGGATTTGACTGAATAGTATCTAAGTTTCTGCAATGGATTTTTAAGTATTAATCAGATGGAAATGCAATCTGTTGGAGAAAGTTATTATGTTCCAATGTGTCtgaaaataatataagtatatttttcACTTTAGCATGTAATAACATATATATTATACAGAATCAAATCTGCATATTTATGTAATCAGCAGAGAAACAAAATAAAGGAGAATTAGAGTGTTTATGAAATGacataattattgttttgtatgAATGTTAATATTTGAACAAATAATTACATGTGGTTTGtgattataatatttatgaacATGGACGTAAGCTAACTGGCCTACCTCCAAATATTTCCAATatattttggtttgttttaCTTGATGAATTTGACAGTAAAAATTGCAGGAGATGATGAATTGTTTGTCCATATGAGCAGAGCACTGATAAAAATGTTGGTTTAAGACACATCTGaaggttagtttatatttttatgcttGCTTGCTCAATCTGCAGTTAGTGCGAAAGATGCGTGTTCAAGTTCTCTTGACAAAAAATAGTTCGACAGGAAAAGATTTTAAGTTTAAAGTATAAATAGTAAACGGTCTAGAAAACTTGCAGGAATCTTGAATAAGTGAATTGTcaacttataaatttaattaaatatcttTTTAGATATGTTTGCTCTTTAGATTGTCATAATCCCCAAGATCAAATGATATCTCAGGAACATATCAATCAACTTGCAATGCGAACAGATGATGAAGACATAATGCTGAGAGAGCTACAAGCAGATGACTGATGACATACATAATTGATTGTATATGTCCCCTGCATTTCATGGATTTCAACAGCCATTTACTTAATATTGTTTCAGGTTTTCGCTGCTAATGCCATTGCTTTAGCTTCTTCGGGTGGCGAAGTTGACATTGTTAGCCAGGAGCCTGGAAGCATCTCCAGTTCTTTTATTAGGTCGAGTATAAGGTAATGTTGTCACCTTTGCAAAAAACATAAATCATCACGGATGCCCCTCTCTGCTATTATGCGGGGGTACACAGAGAAATACTTGTATGAACCTAATTcgccacgtaggattatgaaccatcTATTTATCGTACGACACGTggcaataataaatatattaaccaATCAATAATTATCACATTAATTGCTTATATTTTAATGTGAAAATGTGATATTCATTGATTGGTTAATACATTTATTGTTGCACATATCACACGATAAATGGATtgttcataatcctacgtggcgaactaggttcacctaaaaatttctcggGTAGACGGGAATGCATTTTATATATGATCTTGTAATGATTAATTTGTACATTTATGGCTATgggcaactaaccccaaaattcttcattttttggtcaatttatctcataaggtatgcTTCTTCCAAACCTGAATTTCTCATCCTTTCCCTATCTTATCAAGCTTACTCTAAATAACAACTCACTTTATGGTTCGATTCCTTCAAGTATCGGTCACCTCTCCAAGCTCACCATCTTTGAAGTGGTTCTCAATAATATATCCGGAAACCTTCCCTCTGAAATAGGCTCGCTTAGAAGTCTTGTTACCATGCAACTATTTAGGAACAGTATCGATGGAATCATTCCTCAACAAATTGGTATGCTTAGCTCACTTAATAGGCTCATTTTGTATGGAAATCAATTAACAGGTTCAATCCCTGCTTCCATAGGAAATTTGGTAAACTTAACCTATCTTTACCTTGATAACAATCAACTGTCAGGTTCTATACCACCTGAACTTGGAAGGATGGCATCTCTGGCTATTTTTGATGTTTCAAACAACAACCTTAGTGGTCCGATTCCTAAATCCATTGGAAACTTAAGCAATTTGATTTTCTTATACTTCTATGTAAATCAACTCTCTGGTTCCATTCCCATGGAAATAGGAAACTTGCGTAATCTTAATACACTTCAGCTTTTAAACAATAATCTTGTTGGTGCAATCCCTTCTTCAATAGGAAACCTTACCAAGCTAAATAGTCTCTTATTGCAAAACAACCAGCTTTCTGGTCCCATACCTCATCAATTTGGAATGTTGACATCACTCACTTCACTTGTATTATTTTCCAATAATCTCACTGGTGCAATCCCTTCTTCCATAAGAAACCTTACCAAGTTAAATAGTCTCTTATTGAAAAATAACCAGCTTTCTGGTCCCGTACCTCATCAACTTGGAATGTTAACATCACTCACTTCACTTTCATTATCTTTCAATAATCTCACTGGTGCAATTCCCATTTCAATTGGAATGTTGACATCACTCACTTCactttatttatcttttaatagtCTCACTGGTGCAATCCCCATTTCAATTGGAATGTTGACATCACTCACTTCactttatttatcttttaatagtCTCACTGGTGCAATCCCCGTTTCAATTGGAATGTTGACATCTCTCAATACACTTTCATTAATTTCTAATAATCTCACTGGTGCAATCCCCATTTCAATTGGAAACTTGAGTAGGCTTAATACGTTGCAAATTAGCTCTAACAGATTTACCGGCCAATTATCGCAAAATGCATTCGTTGGTGGTGAACTTGTTTATTTAGCTGCTAGGGACAATTTTTTGACCGGTCCTATTCCAAGAAGCTTCAAAAACTGTAGCAAATTGTTAAGGCTGAGGCTTGATAGAAACCAACTCACTGGAAGTTTATCTATTGGCAGACTCCCGCTCTTGAATTATGTAGATTTGAGTGATAATAAATTCTCTGGTGAACTATCATGGCAATGGAAAGGGTTTAAAAATTTGTCAGCACTTAAACTCTCAAATAACAAAATCTCTGGCCAAATTCCATCTGATATTTGGAATGCACCTGAGCTCAGGTTACTCGACCTCTCTTCGAATCAGCTTGTCGGGTCGATTCCAATAGAATTGGGGAAGTTAAAGTTGTTGGAACTCATTCTCAACAATAACCAGATTTCAGGCAACATTCCTCGAGAAATAAGAATGTTGTCTGATCTTGAAATTCTCAACATGGCAACCAACAATTTAAGTGGATCAATTCCCAAGCAAATTGGAGAATGCTCAAAACTATGGTTTTTGAACCTCAGCAACAACAAATTTGCAGGTGGGATTCCTTCAGAAATTGGAACCTTGCATACTCTGCAAGACCTTGATCTGAGTCAAAATTTGTTGATGAAAGAGACACCGCAACGAATTGGAGACTTGCAAAGACTTAAGATGTTGAACCTCTCTCAGAATTTGCTGTCAGGTTCAATTCCAGCTACTTTTGATAACTTGTTGAGCTTGACCCTGGTGAATCTATCTTTTAATGGAATAGAGGGTCAAATTCCGAAGATTAAAGCTTTTCGAGATGCTTCTTTTGGAGCACTCAGAAATAACAGAGGCCTTTGTGGTAATAACACATTCTTAAAGGTCTGTCTTTCTCCTGCAACTGAAGGAACAACAGAGGCCAAAAATGACAGTAAGGTAGTCCTTGttgttcttcttcctcttgtGGGTGGTCTCCTTCTATTGTTTTTCTCTATTGGTAGTTTATTTGTTCTCCGCAAAAGATCTGAAATCCGAAAAGCTAAACTAAGAGAGCCACATGTTGAAGTAATGTGGACTCCTTATGATAGAGATATGGGATATGAGAACATTGTTCAAGCAACAGAGGAGTTCCACTCCAAGTACTGCATTGGCGTAGGGGGATATGGAACTGTCTACAAAGCAGTGTTTCCAACAGGTCGAGCAGTCGTCGTGAAGAAGCTTCACCAATCACATGATGGGGTGCAAATGGAAGATCTAAAATCATTTACCAGTGAGGTTCGTGTGTTGACAGAGATTCGTCATCGCAACATTGTCAAGTTACATGGCTTTTGTTCACACGCAAAATGCACCTTTCTGATTTATGAGTTCATAGAAAGAGGAAGTCTGAGAAAGGTATTGAGAGTGACAGGGAGGAAGCAATGGAGTTTGATTGGAATAAGAGGCTAAATGTTGTGAAAGGAATAGCTAATGCAGTGTCTTATATGCACAACGACTGTTCGCCTCTAATTGTGCATCGAGACATTTCCAGCAATAATGTTCTGCTGGATTCAGAATTTGAGGCCCGTGTCTCTGATTTTGGAAGAGCTAGGCTGTTGATGCCTGACTTGTCGAATTGGACTTCATTTGCAGGCACATTCGGATATGCAGCTCCAGGTGCACATTTTTATCTGAGTCGTGCatacatttattattatcatgAAGACATTACTATTTATATGAATTAGTATTAATTCAACATGTTCTTGTAGAGCTAGCATACACGATGGTTGTAAATGAAAAATGCGACGTTTACAGCTTTGGAGTGGTGATACTAGAAATATTAATGGGAATACATCCGGGTGATCTCCTCTCATCTCTTTCATCATCGTCATTGTCTTCATCAATCGAGCATCAAATTCTAGTGAAGGATTTGATTGATCAACGGCTGCTGATTCCTAAAAATGAAAGTGCTCAAGGAGTGATCCATATTGCAAAACTCGCATTTGCATGCCTGAATCTCAATCCTCAGTCTCGGCCTACCATGAGTCAACTTTCTTCTCAATTAGTGTGTAAATGGCATCCGCTGACAAAACCGTTTGCAGCAACGACGTTGGGAGAAATTCTGATCCATCAAGATCTCAGGTTCTAAGCCTTTCAAATATGCTGTAACTGTATTATTAAGTTTGGAACTTCATTTCTTTACTTGCTTTATTTGTTTGCTAATGCTTGAGAGCCTTTTTAGACTGTTAAACCATGCATTGTCTTGTAGAATGCTATTGTGTGTAGCTTTTGAATACAGCTGAAATCTCCGTCTAGGAGATTCTTGCTGGTGTAATATACCAATATCTTTACTTTTTATTGATATACATATTTATGATGGTTTGATTTAGTGAAGTTATAAAATTGAACTGCGAGGTAAATTTGAAGCTAATTTTTGTGTCTGTCTTTTCTATAACTACTACTATTACAAAATCAGATGGGAAATGAGCAACAGCTCAAGTTAAAATTCGCTTGAAATATGATGAATGAAGTGGATCTCATGCAGCAACAGGATTCATCGATGAATCCGGCTGTTTCAAGCGCGTCCATAATTGTGATCTGTTGTAGAGGAAGGGAAAACAAACAAGAAATGGAGATACATTTTCCCACAAGTATCCTGGTCTTTAATGTTTCtttgttttttgtgtttttatgtaaaatatCGATTTGTTTTTAGGTGGGTTCGGTAGCCAAAACGACCTATGGATACCCCTAATGATCACTAAACATAGAGTCATATACACGTCCTCTAACATTAGTTATGGTTGAACCATCTGGAGAGGTGCAAGACTAATGCAATTGAAAGTAAGAATGATGTGTGACTTGTGAGatcgataaaaattaaatccatTCTTGACTGAACAAGTAAATCCGACTCCATTCTCTCATGGAGTCTATTCTAACGAAAcaattctctcttcttttccaAGCTTTCTTTTGCTTGAATTTCTTaattttcattattaatttAGCTTAGTCCTTTTTAGTCACATTTCTGGTCAGAATCCGGTCCAAAACACACTTTCATGATGAAACAATCAAGATAGTTAAAGAACCGAGATATTTCAGTGCAAACAAAAACTTTGAAAGTTGCTGGTACATTATATCTTAGAGCTACAATATTACAATTTAAAGCATTGAAAAACATTACTTTTCCTTTTTTTGAAATTACATTACTTACTAACCATGAGAGACAAAATAGCATGAAAATAGGGACAACTTCAAACACTTTGACTGAGCAATAACAGGGGTCTGGGGTCCTATATATACACGTTATCTAAAATGTCTAAAGTCTGCTGTACTGATTGCTATCGTCTTGAAAGGGGGCCATTGAAAGTAGAAGTGATTTGTGAATTGTGAGAGATATGAATCAATTCCATGAGAAATTTTTTCCATTCATGCATAAATGAATAACCGGCTAAGCACGGTACTCAAGTAAATTCGATTCCATTCTTGCAACTCTCATGAAGTCTTCTCTAAAGAAATTGTTCTTTCTGTTATTAAAAGCTTTGTTCTGCTTTGGTACTATGTTCCATTTGCTTGCtttcgctgcgattgtggatgTATCTGTTAATAATGAAGCAGACGCTCTTCTAAAATGGAAAGCCAATCTGGATATGCATAGCCAGGATGTCCTGTCGTCCTGGAGTGGAGGTAGACCATTGGTCTGGAATCTATTGCAATAATGGTGGAAACATTATTAACATAACCATTATTCTTCACCCTTTCCCAATCTTATCCGGCTTGCTCCCCGTAACAACTCATTTTATGGTTTCAAATATTTTCTTGCTCTACTTATGTTTGATATAAACATATGATGGTTGACTATAGTGAAACTACAAATAAATTTGTCAGGATATACTTGAAAATCGTATCCAAGTTTCTACAATGGATTGTTTTTCTCCTATTTTTACAGAATCATTCAGATGGAAATGCAATATGTTGGATTTATCAAAATactttggtattttttggtttCTTCTTAACTTAGAATTCTCTTTAGATTGTCATAATCCATGAGTTCAAATAATATCTCAGGAACATATCAATCAACTTGCAATGCGAGCAGATGATGAATACCTAATGCTGAGAGAGCTACAGGCAGATGATCAATCAATTTTAATGCAGGAGTGGTAATGTTGTCACCTTTGCAGAAAGCATAAATCATCCCAAATGCCTCTCTGCTATTATGCGGGTAGACGATgcattttatatatgatttatATATGTGTGGTTTCTGTAAATAGCTTCAAGTTCTAATAGAGCATGAATAAATCAATTCTTGTGAAACAGTTAAATTAGGATCAGTAAGCTAGTTTATAAGTATGTTTGTATCTGTGATGATGAGAAACTGAAAAAGCCTGTTTTGCCATATTTCTAGGAAATGTAATGCAGCATGATTTAACCGAATTTAGTAATCAATATCCGAATTCTGTATTCAACATTTCTCGCAGCCACCTTgaatttagtaatttatatgtttgtttataaacgtgacgtaatatttttgtaaatgtgaCCTAATTGTAATGAAAAGACCTAATTGTAGACATGTGTAAAAGGGACCACATAGATATTTTTTGGACAAGAAAGAGACTTTTTAACCTATTTTCTTTGAAAACCGGCTTTGTCCGGTTTTGGTTTTGGTCAAAAACCGAATTTTTCCGATTCAATCCGGTTTTGACTGATTTTTGAAAAAGTTGACTTTTGTATCTAACAGGACCGGACAGGAAACTGGTTCCCGGTTAACCCGGTCGGAAcgcggccggtccggtccggttttgaTATCATTGGTAAAGAGTAAGTGGTGGTTTAAAAGGAGAAAAGAATGGCTTAACTCAAATTTAGATGATAAAATCTAATATGTTCCAAAAGTGTcatgattaaatatttaaatcatcaaTGATTTGAAAATAATCTAGCTAATGTATTATAGCTTTAAAAATCATATACAAACCAtttttgtatgtatattttaaatgaaattccTGTTTTGTTATTGTTTGTTTGCAGATTAATACAATTTCGGAAAAATATTGTCGAAATAATTGAGTTCTATCTCTTATTATGACTGAAAGAAATATTTACGGTAATGAAATTTACATATCAATTTGTATCAACATATTTATACTTAATTTAGATTATCATTAAGTAATATTATTTgtctatttattaattattctttagttaaaataatcttttaataatgataaaatttacACTTCGAAACATCGTGAGGGTTGTATTATTAGTGAATCACATTAAAGAAGCATTAAGATAGAGTGAGATCAGCATGATAACTAAGATTTTGTTCAGAATATCAATGATGACTAATTAGAATTATATAcgatttagtatttttaaaattaaaaatgacacACATGTGTATAACATGGTCAGCGTCATTAGAAAATATTTGTGGATGCAATTTATTGAGTATGTCtttcataaatttgttaattcatttgttgacatgttgttaattaatttggagtgaaatttaaaaattaaatgctaaattttagaattgacattacattttagtattttattggAGATgctttaatattccaaaatgatACAAGATTATAATTGTTTATAGAATGCATGAAGTGGTGAACCTGATAACACATCTATTggtcattttataattttacaatttaaataacacattaaTTGGTAATTTTATAATACCGATGAATACACGAGTAACAAAATAACATGAAAATAGGGACACTTAAAACAATTTGACTGAAGGGAatatctcaagtctatttagtCAAGTGGTTATTGCATGATTTGCATGATGTTTTCATAAAAAGTCCTGCAAGGGGGCCATAGAAAGTCCTGCAAGGGGGCCATAGAAAGTAGAAGTGATGTGTGAATTGTGAGAAATATGGAACAATTCCATGAGAAACATGCATAAATGAAATACCGGCCAAGTGATGTGTAATTGTGAGAAATATGAGACAATGCAAGTGTTCATATATACTCAAGTGTCCATATATACTTGACTCACAAGTAAATCCCATTCCATTCATGGAGTCTTCTCTCAAGAAattgttttctctttttttccaAGCTTTCTTCTGCTTTGCTACCACGTTCCATTTGCTTGCTTTCGCTGCAATTGCGAATGTGCCTGTTAATAATGAAGCAGAGGCTCTTCTAAAATGGAAAGCCACTCTGGATATGCATAGCCAGGATGTCCTGTTGTCCTGGAGAGGAGGTACACCTTGCACCAATTGGTCTGGAATCTATTGCAATAATGGTGGAAACGTTATTAACATAACCATTACAGATTCTAGTTTGAAAGGTACGCTTCATAACCTGAATTTATCATCCTTTCCCAATCTTATCGAGCTTAATCTCCGTAACAACTCACTTTATGGTTCCATTCCTTCAAATGTCGGTAACCTTTCCAAGCTCAATATTCTTGAATTGTCTTACAATACTTTCTCCGGAAACCTTCCATCTGAAATAGGTTTGCTTAGAAGTCTTGTTGGCTTTTCAATAGCTGAGAACCGTATGCATGGCAACATCCCTCAAGAGATTGGCAAGCTTATTTCACTTGTTAGGCTCTTATTGTTTGGAAATCATCTGACAGGCTCAATCCCTGCTTCCATGGGAAATTTATTCAACTTAATCGATCTTTACCTAGGTGACAATCTACTTTCAGGTTCCATACCACTAGAAGTTGGAAGGATGACATCTCTTGCTGattttgatgtttcaaacaATACCCTTACTGGTCCGATCCCTAAATCCATTGGAAACTTAAGCAACTCTCTGGTTTATTTTTACCTCTATGGAAATCAACTGTCTGGTTCCATTCCCATGGAAATAGGCAACCTGCGTAGGCTTACTACACTTCAGCTTTTAGACAACAATCTTGTTGGTGCAATCCCTTCTTCCATTGGAAACCTTACCAACTTAAATAGTCTCTTATTGCAAAATAACCAGCTTTCTGGTCCCATACTTCATCAAGTTGGAATGTTGACATCACTCACTACACTTGATTTATCTTCCAATAATCTCAATGGTGCAATCCCTCCTTCCATAGGAAACCTTACCAAGTTAAATAATCTCTTCTTGCGAAATAACCAGCTTTCTGGTCCCATACCTCATCAAGTTGGAATGTTGACATCACTCACTACACTTGATTTATCTTTCAATAATCTCACTGGCCAATTACCCCAAAATGCATTCATTGGTGGTGAACTAGTACAATTTGCTGCGGTTGACAATTTTTTGACGGGTCCAATTCCAAGAAGTTTGAAAAACTGTAGCAAATTGTCAAGGTTGAGGCTTGATAGAAACCAACTCACTGGAAGTTTATCTATCGGCGCACTCCCGCACTTGAATTATATAGATTTGAGTGATAATAAATTCTCTGGTGAACTTTCATGGCAATGGAAAGATCTTAAGAATTTGTCAGCATTTAAAGTCTCAAATAACAAAATCTCTGGCCAAATTCCATCTGATATTTGGACTGCACCTCAGCTGCAGTTACTTGACCTCTCTTCGAATCAGCTTGTCGGGTCGATTCCCATAGAATTAGGGAAGTTAAAGTTGTTGGAACTCATTCTCAACAATAACCAGATTTCAGGAAACCTTCCTCCAGAAATAGGAATGTTGTCTGATCTTGAAATTCTCAACATGGCAGCCAACAATTTAAGTGGATCGATTCCCAAGCAAATTGGAGAATGCTCAAAACTATGGTTTTTGAACCTCAGCAACAACAAATTTACAGGACCGATTCCTTCAGAAATTGGAACCTTGCACACTCTACAAGACCTTGATCTGAGTCAAAATTTGTTGATGAAAGAGATACCGCAACGAATTGGAGACTTACAAAGACTCGAGATGTTGAACCTCTCTCAGAATTTGCTATCAGGTTTGATTCCAGCTACTTTTGATAACTTGTTGAGCTTGACCCTGGTGAATCTATCTTTCAATGAACTAGAGGGTCAAATTCCAAAGATTAAAGCTTTTCAAGATGCTTCTTTCGAAGAACTCAGAAATAACAGAGGCCTTTGCGGTAATAACACATACTTAAAGGCCTGTGTTTTTCCTCCAACAGAAGAATTCAAAGTCAAAAGTGACAGCAAGGTAGTCCTTCTTGTTATTCTGCCTCTTTTGGGCGTTCTCCTTCTATTGTTTGTCTCCGTCGGTAGTTTTTTTGTTCTCCGCAAAAGATCTAAAATCAGAAAAGCTCAACAAAGAGAGCCACGTTGTGAAGTAATGTGGACTCCTTATGATAGAGATATGGAATATGAAAACATTGTACAGGCAACAGAGGATTTCCACTCCAAGTACTGCATTGGCGTAGGGGGATATGGGACTGTCTACAAAGCAGTGTTTCCGACAGGTCGAGTAGTCGTCGTGAAGAAACTTCACCAATCACATAATGGGGAGCAAATGGCAGATCTGAAAGCATTTACCAGTGAAATTCGTGTGTTAACAGAGATTCGTCATCGGAACATTGTCAAGTTACATGGCTTTTGTTCCCACGCAAAATGCTCCTTTCTGATTTATGAGTTCATCGAAAGAGGAAGTCTGAAAAAGGTACTGAGCGACAGGGAGGAAGCAATGGAGTTTGGTTGGAATAAGAGGCTAAATGCAGCGAAAGGAATTGCTGATGCAGTGTCGTATATGCATAACGACTGCTCGCCTCCAATCGTTCATCGAGACGTTTCCAGCAATAATATTCTGCTGGACTTGGAATTTGAAGCTCGTGTCTCTGATTTTGGAACTGCTAGGCTGTTGATGCCGGACTCGTCGAATTGGACTTCATTTGCTGGCACATTCGGATATGCAGCTCCAGGTGAACTTATTTATCTGAGTCAtgcatatattaattattatcacAAACTCATTACTGTTtatattaattagtattatttcaACATGTTTTTGTAGAGCTAGCGTACACGATGATTGTAAATGAAAAATGCGACGTTTACAGCTTTGGAGTGGTGATACTAGAAATATTAATGGGAATGCATCCGGGTGACCTCCTCTCATCTCTTTCATCGTCGACATTGTGTCCATCAATCGAGCATCAAATTCTAGTGAAGGATTTGATTGATCAACGCCTGCCGATTCCTAAAAAAGAAAATGCTCAAGGAGTGATCCATGTTGCAATACTTGCATTTGCATGCCTGAATCCCAATCCTCAATGTCGGCCTACCATGAGTCGAGTTTCGTCTCAATTAGTCCGTAAATGGCATCCGCTGACAAAGCCGTTTTTATCAGTGACATTGGGAGAAATTCTGATCCATGAATCTCCCAATTGCTAAGCCTTCCCAAAATTTTGTTGTATTATTATGTTTGTAACTTCATTTCTTTACTTGCTTTATTTGCCTTGTAAAATGCTATTATTGCAGCTCATGAACACAG is a window of Mercurialis annua linkage group LG2, ddMerAnnu1.2, whole genome shotgun sequence DNA encoding:
- the LOC126667678 gene encoding MDIS1-interacting receptor like kinase 2-like; the protein is MESSLKKLFSLFFQAFFCFATTFHLLAFAAIANVPVNNEAEALLKWKATLDMHSQDVLLSWRGGTPCTNWSGIYCNNGGNVINITITDSSLKGTLHNLNLSSFPNLIELNLRNNSLYGSIPSNVGNLSKLNILELSYNTFSGNLPSEIGLLRSLVGFSIAENRMHGNIPQEIGKLISLVRLLLFGNHLTGSIPASMGNLFNLIDLYLGDNLLSGSIPLEVGRMTSLADFDVSNNTLTGPIPKSIGNLSNSLVYFYLYGNQLSGSIPMEIGNLRRLTTLQLLDNNLVGAIPSSIGNLTNLNSLLLQNNQLSGPILHQVGMLTSLTTLDLSSNNLNGAIPPSIGNLTKLNNLFLRNNQLSGPIPHQVGMLTSLTTLDLSFNNLTGQLPQNAFIGGELVQFAAVDNFLTGPIPRSLKNCSKLSRLRLDRNQLTGSLSIGALPHLNYIDLSDNKFSGELSWQWKDLKNLSAFKVSNNKISGQIPSDIWTAPQLQLLDLSSNQLVGSIPIELGKLKLLELILNNNQISGNLPPEIGMLSDLEILNMAANNLSGSIPKQIGECSKLWFLNLSNNKFTGPIPSEIGTLHTLQDLDLSQNLLMKEIPQRIGDLQRLEMLNLSQNLLSGLIPATFDNLLSLTLVNLSFNELEGQIPKIKAFQDASFEELRNNRGLCGNNTYLKACVFPPTEEFKVKSDSKVVLLVILPLLGVLLLLFVSVGSFFVLRKRSKIRKAQQREPRCEVMWTPYDRDMEYENIVQATEDFHSKYCIGVGGYGTVYKAVFPTGRVVVVKKLHQSHNGEQMADLKAFTSEIRVLTEIRHRNIVKLHGFCSHAKCSFLIYEFIERGSLKKVLSDREEAMEFGWNKRLNAAKGIADAVSYMHNDCSPPIVHRDVSSNNILLDLEFEARVSDFGTARLLMPDSSNWTSFAGTFGYAAPELAYTMIVNEKCDVYSFGVVILEILMGMHPGDLLSSLSSSTLCPSIEHQILVKDLIDQRLPIPKKENAQGVIHVAILAFACLNPNPQCRPTMSRVSSQLVRKWHPLTKPFLSVTLGEILIHESPNC